The segment CGCCCGCACCGCCGGGGACGTCGCGCTCGCGTTGCTGTTCTACGGCGGGATCGCCGGCGGCGTGTTCTTGATCGGACTCGCACCCGGAGCCAACAACGCGACCCTCACGGCGTTCCTCTTCGGGTCTGTCAGCAGCGTCACCAGCCAGGACGTCGCGACCGTGGCCGTTCTCGCCGCCGTCGTCCTTGGCGTCGTCGCGTTCTTCGGCCGGCAGTTGTTCCTGTTGTGTCAGGACGAGGAGGTGGCGCGCGCCTCTGGTCTGCCCGTGCGCTTCCTGAGCCTGCTCATCGGCGTCATGGCGGCGTTGACCGTCGTGCTCGCCATGCGCGTCGTCGGGGTTCTGCTGGTGAGCGCGCTCATGGTCATTCCCGTGGCGGCCGCGCAACAGCTCTCCCGTAGTTTTCGGGGCACCATGTCCGTCGCGGTGCTCCTGGGCGTCGTCTGCGCCCTCGCCGGCCTCTCCACCGCCTATTATGTCGACGTCGCGCCCGGTGCCACGATCGTGCTGATCGCACTCGCGGCGTTCGTCGGGGCCGTCGGCGTCGGTGGGATCCTGCGGCGCCGGCGCGGGCGCGCCCGCGCCGGCTCAGATAGCGTCAGTACCGTGCCCCAGAACGACCCCGGGAGCGTGCCGAGTTGACCTCACGCCGCGAAACGGTCCGCCGCGCCCTCAACGAGAGCACGGCGTTCCGCAGCGCCCAAGACCTCTACGCCGACCTTCGTGCCGGCGGGTCCAAGATCGGCCTGACCACCGTCTACCGTGCCCTGCAGTCACTCAGTGAGTCCGGCGAGATCGACGTCCTGCGCAACGACGACGGTGAGGCGGTGTACCGCCTGTGCGACACCGACCGGCACCATCACCACCTCGTCTGCCGCACGTGCGGCAGAACCGTGGAGGTCGAGGGACCGGCGGTGGAGACCTGGGCCGACACGATCGGGCGGCAGCACGGATTCGTGAACATCACGCACACGGTCGAGGTGTTCGGGACGTGTCCGACGTGTGCCGCGGCCCAGGCGCAGGGCCCCGACCCGGACAGCACGGGTCGGGCTCAGCGCACCAGCGCCTGAGGCGGACCTCAGCGCAGGGGTCCCAACGTCGGACGCTTGGCGGCCCGACCGTCACCCGACGACACACCCTGGATCCGACGTCTCACCCAGGGAACGAGATACTCCCGAGCCCACCTCAGGTCCTCCTGCCGGGCGGCGCTCCAGGCCACGGGCTCGTCGGGGGGCAGCGGGGCGCGCCAGTCCTCCTCCGGAGTCACGCCCAGCACCTCCAACGCACGCAACGCGACCCGGCGGTGCCCGTCGGCGGACAAGTGCAACCGGTCACCACTCCAGGCACGGCCGTCCTGCAGAACCCGCATCCACCACAGGTCCACCACCGAACAGTCATACTTCTGCGCGATGCCCCACAGATGCATGTTGTAGGTGGCCACCCGGCCACGCAGGTGCCGCATCACCGGCTGCCAGCCGAGGTCACCACCGGTACAGATGAGGACCCGCGCTCCGGCGGCCCGTAGCCGGGCGACCCCGGACTCGAAGACGCGCGCCACGCGGTCAGGGTCACCGCCGGGCCGGATGATGTCGTTACCGCCGGCCGAGAGCGCCACCAGGTCCGGGTTCAGCGCGATGGCCTCCGGGACCTGTTCGCCCACGATCTGGCGCACGAGCTTTCCCCGGACCGCGAGGTTGGCGTAGCGGAGGTCGGTGACGTGTCCGGCCAGCCCCTCCGCGACGCGATCCGCCCACCCACGGAACGCGCCGTCCACGCCGGGGTCGCTCAGGCCCTCGGTGAAGCTGTCACCGATCGCGACGAAGGCCAGGCTGTCGGGGAGTTGGGGGGCAAACGAAGAAGCATTCATGTGTCCCAGAATGCCGCGCGGACCGGAGGTTACGCTACAGTAAGTAACCGCCGACAAGGGGGATTGTCGCCGAGGTCACACGCACGTTCCCAAAAGTGATCCGCACCTCGGGACGCCCCTCGGGCTTCGCTACGTCTTCGGCAACGGGTTCGGCTCGGCTCCCCCGTATCGCCGGTCGCGACTCGCGTAGATCTCGCACGCGTGCCACAGGTGGCGGCGATCGAAATCCGGCCACAGGGTGTCCAGGAAGACGAGTTCGGAATAGGCGAGCTGCCACAGGAGGAAGTTGGAGATCCGCTGTTCCCCGGACGAGCGAACGAAGAGGTC is part of the Spiractinospora alimapuensis genome and harbors:
- a CDS encoding metal ABC transporter permease — its product is MIELLDAAFMRRALLAAALVGITAPAIGTFIVQRRLALLGDGMGHVALTGVALGFLTSTSPLFSAVVVTVLGAIAIEVMRVRARTAGDVALALLFYGGIAGGVFLIGLAPGANNATLTAFLFGSVSSVTSQDVATVAVLAAVVLGVVAFFGRQLFLLCQDEEVARASGLPVRFLSLLIGVMAALTVVLAMRVVGVLLVSALMVIPVAAAQQLSRSFRGTMSVAVLLGVVCALAGLSTAYYVDVAPGATIVLIALAAFVGAVGVGGILRRRRGRARAGSDSVSTVPQNDPGSVPS
- a CDS encoding Fur family transcriptional regulator gives rise to the protein MTSRRETVRRALNESTAFRSAQDLYADLRAGGSKIGLTTVYRALQSLSESGEIDVLRNDDGEAVYRLCDTDRHHHHLVCRTCGRTVEVEGPAVETWADTIGRQHGFVNITHTVEVFGTCPTCAAAQAQGPDPDSTGRAQRTSA
- a CDS encoding SGNH/GDSL hydrolase family protein, producing the protein MNASSFAPQLPDSLAFVAIGDSFTEGLSDPGVDGAFRGWADRVAEGLAGHVTDLRYANLAVRGKLVRQIVGEQVPEAIALNPDLVALSAGGNDIIRPGGDPDRVARVFESGVARLRAAGARVLICTGGDLGWQPVMRHLRGRVATYNMHLWGIAQKYDCSVVDLWWMRVLQDGRAWSGDRLHLSADGHRRVALRALEVLGVTPEEDWRAPLPPDEPVAWSAARQEDLRWAREYLVPWVRRRIQGVSSGDGRAAKRPTLGPLR